One genomic segment of Cellulophaga sp. HaHaR_3_176 includes these proteins:
- a CDS encoding RagB/SusD family nutrient uptake outer membrane protein, whose product MKFLKNIKYTTAFIACAMLLNSCEEYIEEDIFSDITSENFIDEDTADQLIVGVYGEVRSAYSNYTYKYEGTDIFTSQNDVTSISAGNDYVGVTAPNTNGLWSSNYDIIAKANTAINRYETQISWSESRLGEKAYGIAQARALRGLAFFNLVQQFGGVVLDLEETLTIRSDYTRSTEAETYAQIIEDLEAAIPNLEDAPEPGRFSKRAAQHVLAEVYLSKAYLSFGSSTDFSTAATLAEQAIGSYDIRSQSYAEVFDYNNQVNDEVLFATQFGAEGIIEDKSNNKHSLFMYQVFNLPGISRSNPYGFKGDNNMPTPFFYSLFSENDSREDVTIHRALIADEEQSGGIAEIAVGDTIIYFPKVALDAVELADHLDRHWVYQPDQYGFGRPTDIPGTTFLYSENTEFSNFPIFKKFDDLDFNETGEGARDTFVFRVAGTHLIAAEAYLGAGNSGQALFHINRVRERATGVADEYAAITIDDILNERALELAGEDNRWAVLKRTGKLEERINLYNPAVVNHGAFDANVHLLRPIPSQELTLSPGTMTQNPGY is encoded by the coding sequence ATGAAATTTTTAAAAAACATAAAATATACAACAGCTTTTATAGCATGTGCTATGCTGTTAAACTCTTGTGAAGAATATATAGAAGAAGATATATTCTCGGATATAACTAGTGAGAACTTTATTGACGAAGATACCGCAGATCAGTTAATAGTTGGTGTTTATGGTGAAGTACGTTCGGCTTATAGTAACTACACCTATAAATATGAAGGTACAGATATATTTACGAGCCAAAATGATGTAACTTCTATTAGTGCAGGTAATGACTATGTTGGAGTTACAGCTCCAAATACTAATGGTTTGTGGAGTTCAAATTACGATATAATTGCAAAAGCAAATACAGCAATTAATAGGTATGAGACTCAAATAAGCTGGAGTGAATCTCGTTTAGGTGAAAAAGCTTACGGTATAGCACAAGCAAGAGCATTGAGAGGTTTGGCCTTTTTTAACTTGGTGCAACAATTTGGTGGTGTGGTACTAGATTTGGAAGAAACTTTGACTATTCGTTCTGATTATACTCGTTCTACAGAGGCAGAAACTTATGCACAAATAATTGAAGATCTAGAAGCAGCTATTCCAAATTTAGAAGACGCTCCTGAACCAGGTAGGTTTTCTAAAAGAGCAGCTCAGCATGTATTAGCAGAAGTGTATTTGTCGAAAGCATATTTATCTTTTGGTTCAAGTACAGATTTTTCAACTGCTGCTACTTTAGCAGAACAAGCTATAGGCTCTTATGATATCAGAAGTCAGTCATATGCCGAAGTATTTGATTATAACAATCAAGTAAATGATGAGGTGTTATTTGCAACTCAATTTGGAGCAGAAGGTATTATTGAAGATAAGAGTAATAATAAGCATTCTCTTTTTATGTATCAGGTTTTTAACTTGCCAGGTATTTCAAGAAGTAATCCTTATGGGTTTAAAGGCGATAATAATATGCCTACACCATTTTTCTATTCTTTATTTTCTGAAAATGACTCACGTGAAGATGTTACAATACATCGAGCTCTTATTGCAGACGAAGAGCAGTCAGGTGGTATAGCAGAAATAGCAGTAGGTGATACTATTATATATTTTCCTAAAGTGGCTTTAGATGCAGTTGAATTAGCAGATCATTTAGATCGTCATTGGGTATATCAGCCAGATCAATATGGCTTTGGTAGACCAACTGATATACCTGGTACAACTTTTTTATACTCTGAAAATACAGAATTTTCCAATTTTCCAATTTTCAAAAAATTTGATGATTTAGATTTTAATGAAACAGGAGAAGGAGCACGTGATACGTTTGTATTTAGAGTAGCTGGAACTCATTTAATTGCTGCAGAAGCATATTTAGGTGCAGGTAACTCTGGTCAGGCATTATTTCATATTAATAGAGTACGTGAAAGAGCTACAGGTGTAGCTGATGAATATGCAGCTATTACTATTGATGATATCTTGAACGAACGTGCATTAGAACTTGCAGGTGAAGATAATAGATGGGCAGTGTTAAAAAGAACTGGTAAATTAGAGGAAAGAATAAACCTTTATAACCCAGCAGTAGTAAATCATGGTGCATTTGATGCTAATGTTCATTTACTACGTCCAATTCCATCTCAGGAATTGACACTTTCACCAGGAACGATGACTCAAAACCCAGGTTATTAA
- a CDS encoding GH92 family glycosyl hydrolase → MRLIKTLKNSVALLGISLLFLTSCKDETENKLAQNTIKETVDYTAKVYPLLDSENSRWFFFSSANRPFGMVNLNPDTQIGGAWGSGYRYKTDTIKGFSHIHAWQLSGVSVMPVTINENNKQSIYKDFYSKFSHETEQIVPGYHSLELDRYQIKTELTSTKRVGLHQYKFPENSKKGILFNLNTILGPCENINGFLEQNNGKELSGKLVMTPTHRRPKPITVYFKVLLNTEIASLDKDKETGNYLINLKDDQNSVLMKVGISYTSVSNAIANIDKELPNWDFNEIVDDSKTEWNSLLSRIEVKGGSEQDQKRFYTDLWHALQGRRTISDVNGAYPDNTGKEFKIGQLPLGANGKPKFNQYNSDSFWGAQWTLNTLWGLAYPEIVEEFTHSLMQYYKDGGLIPRGPSGGNYTYVMTGASATPFIVSAIQKGIVKDDLEGIYQALKKNHMLNGIMGKAGYEHTTNLGGGLKYYIDNGFVPYPIPEGDFGSHQDGASMTMEYAYQDWTLAQLAKKLNHTEDYEYFMKRSSNYKNVFNKEIGWMSPKNVQGVWKKDYDPYQAENGFIESNGAQSTWFVPHDLKGLALLMGGEKAAVDKLNIQFEKAEKLGFTAGSSHSQEMHPEYSRIPINFGNQPSIQTSFVFNQLNRPDLTQFWTRKVIAKTFSGLAPSTGYNGDEDQGLMGSLNVLLKVGLFQMNGGTEENPEYQIGSPIFDEVTIALNPAYYANSSFKIKTINNSSTNVYVNKITLNGAPIDNYKISQSEVVAGGELLLEMSNKPNK, encoded by the coding sequence ATGAGATTAATTAAAACACTTAAAAACAGCGTTGCTTTACTAGGTATTTCTCTCCTTTTTCTTACTTCTTGTAAAGATGAGACAGAAAATAAATTAGCTCAGAACACGATTAAAGAAACGGTAGATTATACCGCTAAAGTTTATCCGTTATTAGATTCAGAAAATTCAAGGTGGTTTTTCTTTTCGTCTGCAAATCGTCCTTTTGGTATGGTAAATTTAAATCCAGACACACAAATAGGAGGCGCTTGGGGTAGTGGTTATCGCTATAAAACAGACACAATTAAAGGTTTTAGTCATATTCATGCATGGCAATTATCGGGTGTTTCTGTAATGCCTGTTACTATTAATGAAAATAATAAGCAATCTATTTATAAAGATTTTTATTCGAAATTTAGTCATGAAACTGAGCAAATAGTACCAGGGTATCATTCTTTGGAATTAGATAGATATCAAATTAAAACAGAATTAACGAGTACAAAAAGAGTAGGTTTACATCAGTATAAGTTTCCTGAAAACAGCAAAAAGGGAATACTATTCAACTTAAATACAATATTAGGCCCTTGTGAAAATATAAATGGCTTTTTAGAACAAAATAATGGTAAAGAATTATCAGGTAAATTGGTAATGACACCTACGCATAGAAGACCGAAACCAATAACTGTATATTTTAAAGTGCTATTAAATACAGAAATAGCTTCTTTGGATAAGGATAAGGAAACAGGTAATTATCTTATTAATTTAAAAGATGATCAAAATTCAGTACTAATGAAAGTTGGTATTTCATACACATCGGTATCAAATGCAATTGCCAATATTGATAAAGAATTACCGAATTGGGACTTTAATGAAATTGTTGACGATTCAAAAACAGAATGGAACAGTTTATTAAGTAGAATTGAAGTAAAAGGTGGCTCCGAACAAGACCAAAAAAGATTTTACACCGATTTATGGCATGCCCTTCAAGGCCGTAGAACAATTAGCGACGTAAATGGTGCGTACCCAGATAATACAGGAAAAGAATTTAAAATAGGGCAATTGCCATTAGGTGCTAATGGTAAACCAAAATTTAACCAGTATAACTCAGATTCTTTCTGGGGAGCACAGTGGACTTTAAATACGTTATGGGGTCTTGCTTATCCTGAAATTGTAGAAGAATTCACACATTCATTAATGCAATATTATAAAGATGGAGGACTCATTCCTAGAGGACCATCAGGAGGAAATTACACCTATGTAATGACGGGAGCATCTGCTACACCGTTTATAGTTAGTGCTATTCAAAAAGGCATTGTAAAAGATGATTTAGAAGGTATTTATCAAGCTTTAAAAAAGAACCATATGTTGAATGGTATTATGGGTAAAGCGGGGTATGAACACACCACAAATTTAGGTGGCGGTTTAAAATATTATATAGATAATGGGTTTGTTCCTTATCCTATTCCGGAAGGAGATTTTGGTAGCCACCAAGATGGAGCTAGTATGACTATGGAGTATGCTTACCAAGATTGGACTTTGGCACAACTCGCAAAGAAATTAAATCATACTGAAGATTACGAGTACTTTATGAAACGATCATCAAACTATAAGAATGTTTTTAATAAGGAAATAGGGTGGATGTCTCCAAAAAATGTTCAAGGAGTATGGAAAAAAGATTATGATCCGTATCAAGCTGAAAACGGCTTTATAGAGTCAAACGGAGCACAATCTACATGGTTTGTTCCACATGATTTAAAAGGTTTGGCATTATTAATGGGAGGAGAAAAAGCTGCAGTTGATAAGTTAAATATTCAATTTGAAAAAGCAGAGAAATTAGGCTTTACAGCAGGTTCATCTCATTCTCAAGAAATGCATCCTGAATATAGTAGAATTCCTATCAACTTTGGTAACCAACCCTCGATACAAACTTCATTTGTGTTTAATCAATTAAACAGACCAGACCTTACGCAATTTTGGACACGTAAAGTAATAGCGAAAACTTTTAGTGGTTTAGCACCATCGACAGGTTATAATGGAGATGAAGATCAGGGCTTGATGGGGAGTTTAAATGTATTACTCAAAGTAGGCCTTTTTCAAATGAATGGCGGAACAGAAGAAAACCCTGAATACCAAATAGGGAGTCCTATTTTTGATGAAGTAACGATTGCATTAAATCCAGCGTATTACGCAAACAGTTCGTTTAAAATAAAAACGATTAACAATAGCTCAACAAATGTGTATGTAAATAAAATAACCTTAAATGGTGCCCCAATAGACAATTATAAAATTTCACAAAGTGAGGTTGTTGCTGGTGGAGAATTACTATTAGAAATGTCTAACAAACCTAATAAATGA
- a CDS encoding glycosyl hydrolase 115 family protein, with amino-acid sequence MTTTLYKKNVAIILSVIVFFMLFSCSKSNVDHYYLIVGSSANAVELEVVNDLKKDLSKVVNEEIFILTDVEKLPESGTLFILGTTESNTIIKKLASDKKIVLSTKLPGSRGGIWAKTKLENEQEAIVIGGSDVEGFQYAIYDYAKEILGVDPFEYWTGKLPSAKTKTAIYDFKPKTIAPPKVPILAYFENDVDELANYRGKLLEYDWESYTEMINSLVRLRYNAIQFFDMLGRPEFFVRPEYKKLNPNYQIDVEYLDKMIDYAKLKGMKIQIDFELGYQIHPMDESKAECWAEYKEDWITAWKYYLEKTPLSKTDIYVLRPRNQVWDWEYKSSCGESKIDVFNEVYETFGALVDQYNPDAKKVAICYSDGMEMFNEGFTPPEDWTVVWSDHGFGTFDHEIEDTKGFDFGTYMHAGYWLNHTVHNPYPELVETVMKDMFQKYEADKYCLVNGQNFRPFLLNLEAYSQVCYNPETFTSDSFYKNWTERYFSPNVAEHAVASMQYLHKAQEGRKGYVEHLWEIREAVSYLSNAPIVRPGKTPIPYDYERVLGDLENTARTKSYLEKAFFEAETGYKKTDKKDVFYHSYIFLPVQLYTDLIEFETELHKMAVLKKRYETTKDDTFLEEAMAILPEAKSKLKIVFDHRSTGDLDNKWENWYSISIRRQNNGFPTYEMLDAIEANLKKMDTLN; translated from the coding sequence ATGACTACTACTCTTTATAAAAAAAATGTGGCAATCATTTTGTCTGTCATAGTTTTTTTCATGCTTTTTTCATGTTCAAAATCTAACGTTGATCACTATTATTTAATTGTTGGTTCATCCGCTAATGCTGTGGAGTTAGAGGTTGTGAACGATCTAAAAAAAGACCTTTCTAAGGTTGTAAATGAAGAAATTTTTATTCTTACAGATGTAGAAAAATTACCAGAATCTGGTACTCTTTTTATACTTGGAACTACAGAATCTAATACAATTATTAAAAAATTAGCTTCTGATAAAAAAATAGTACTCTCTACTAAGTTACCAGGGTCAAGAGGAGGAATTTGGGCAAAAACAAAACTAGAAAATGAGCAGGAAGCAATTGTTATTGGAGGGTCTGATGTAGAAGGATTTCAATACGCAATATATGATTACGCAAAAGAAATATTAGGTGTAGATCCATTTGAATATTGGACAGGTAAATTGCCTAGTGCGAAAACTAAAACGGCTATTTATGATTTTAAACCCAAAACTATAGCACCACCAAAAGTGCCAATTTTAGCATACTTTGAGAATGATGTAGATGAATTAGCAAATTACAGGGGGAAACTTTTAGAATACGATTGGGAGAGTTATACAGAAATGATAAACTCTTTAGTACGATTACGTTATAATGCAATCCAATTTTTTGACATGTTGGGCAGGCCAGAATTTTTTGTAAGACCTGAATATAAAAAATTAAACCCGAACTATCAGATAGATGTTGAATATCTAGACAAGATGATAGATTATGCCAAATTAAAGGGCATGAAAATTCAAATAGATTTTGAATTAGGGTACCAAATACATCCAATGGATGAAAGTAAAGCAGAATGTTGGGCTGAGTATAAAGAAGACTGGATCACTGCTTGGAAATATTATTTAGAAAAAACACCTTTAAGTAAAACAGATATTTATGTTTTACGCCCTAGAAATCAAGTTTGGGATTGGGAATATAAAAGCTCTTGTGGCGAATCTAAAATTGATGTTTTTAATGAAGTTTATGAGACCTTTGGTGCTCTTGTAGATCAATATAACCCTGATGCTAAAAAAGTAGCCATCTGTTATAGTGACGGTATGGAAATGTTTAATGAAGGTTTCACCCCTCCAGAAGATTGGACAGTAGTTTGGTCAGACCATGGTTTTGGAACTTTTGACCACGAAATAGAAGATACAAAAGGTTTTGATTTTGGCACCTATATGCATGCAGGGTATTGGTTAAATCACACCGTTCATAACCCGTATCCAGAGCTTGTTGAAACGGTAATGAAAGACATGTTTCAAAAATATGAAGCAGATAAATATTGCTTAGTTAATGGCCAAAATTTTAGACCATTCTTATTAAATCTTGAGGCTTATAGTCAAGTTTGTTACAATCCAGAAACTTTTACAAGTGATAGTTTTTATAAAAATTGGACAGAGCGTTATTTCAGTCCTAATGTTGCAGAACACGCTGTGGCGTCAATGCAATATCTACATAAAGCACAAGAAGGTAGAAAAGGCTATGTAGAGCATTTATGGGAAATAAGAGAAGCAGTCTCTTACCTTTCTAATGCTCCAATAGTACGCCCAGGAAAAACTCCAATCCCTTATGATTATGAGCGTGTTTTAGGAGATTTAGAAAATACAGCAAGAACCAAATCATATTTAGAAAAAGCATTTTTTGAAGCAGAAACAGGATATAAAAAAACAGATAAAAAAGATGTTTTTTACCATTCGTATATCTTTCTTCCAGTTCAGTTGTACACAGATTTAATTGAGTTTGAAACAGAACTTCATAAAATGGCAGTGCTTAAAAAGCGATACGAAACTACAAAGGACGATACTTTTTTAGAAGAGGCTATGGCAATACTTCCAGAAGCAAAAAGCAAACTTAAAATAGTTTTTGATCATAGAAGTACTGGCGATTTAGATAACAAATGGGAAAATTGGTATTCTATAAGTATTCGCCGACAAAATAATGGTTTCCCAACGTATGAGATGTTAGATGCTATTGAAGCAAATCTTAAAAAAATGGACACTTTAAATTAA